The sequence CTTTAACTGGACGTGCTTTCGATGTTTGGAGTGAAATGCCAAAATTGACTAAATTTTTCTTGTGATACTCGAAAGCCACAATACTAAAATAGATCGTAAAAAAGCTAGCAATTGCAGGCAAATAACTCCCTAAAAGACCAGGTAAATGGCTCAGCGGGATCGCTAATAAAGCCCCAATCACAACTCCCAACAACGCACCTAAACCTAAAGCAAGCATTTCTTGGGCAGTACTGCGGCGCAAGCGCTGATTAATATCGCGAATCGGGTATAGCGTTACGCGATGGGTAATTAATAAACCCAAGCCAGCCCCTGAAAGCGTTAACAATTGCATTGCCAAGATATCGTCTTCGGTAGCGGGATTACTCGCTGAGCTTGAACTAAAATACCAGCCAACATAGCCAAGCACAACCATCCCCAGAATACGAACCCAAAAATCAATGCTAAGTAAGCGATTTCTGTTTACAGGTACAGCCTTTTTTTCCGAAATCGTCATAAATCTCCTCGTGAGCACATCCACAATTCACGCTTAATCATCATGGTCGTTTGTTGGCTTGGCCGTTGGCGGCTCACCAGGTGATGGTCGCGGCGCACCAATTAAAGCAGCTCGCACTGCTTCAATCAATGAACGAATGCCAGTAACCTGAAACGCATCGATCTGCGGTAAGGCATCGATCTGCGGCACAATTGCGTTATGGAAACCCAACTTGGCGGCTTCGTTCAAACGCCGATCAAGCTGGCTTACCGAACGTAACTCGCCCGAAAGCCCAATTTCGCCAATTAAAACGGTATTTGGTTCAACTCGCTGGTTACGAAATGATGAAGTAATTGCCGTGGCCACCGCTAAATCGATCGCTGGCTCGGTCACTTTCAAACCGCCTACCACATTAACATAAATATCCTGATTGAACAATGGCACACCAACCCGTTTTGAGAGCACTGCAATGATCATCGCCAAGCGGTTTTGATCAAAGCCATTAGCGGTTCGGCGTGGTTGAGCATTGGCAGTATGGCTAGTCAGGGCTTGCACTTCCAATAGCAAAGGACGTGTGCCTTCTAGCATCACGGCTACCGCTGAGCCAGGCGAATTGGTGCTACGCTCGGCCAAGAAAATCTGCGATGGATTGGTCACTTCGACCATCCCACCTTGATTCATCTCGAAAACCCCAACTTCATTGGTTGAGCCAAAGCGATTTTTGACGCTGCGCAACAAGCGATATTGATGAAACCGTTCGCCCTCAAGGTACAACACCACATCAACAATATGCTCAAGCACCCGTGGCCCAGCAATCGCGCCTTCTTTGGTCACATGGCCAACCAGCATAATTGAGATATTGTGTTGTTTCGCGACCCGTTGCAGCCGCAACGCCCCCTCGCGCACCTGCGAAACGCTGCCTGCCGCCGAGGTCACACTCTCACTATACACGGTCTGAATTGAATCGACGATCACCAAAACTGGCTTCATGCGTTCAATCGTCGCAATCGCCGTATCAAGGCTGGTTTCGGCCAAAATATATAAACGCTGCGCCGATAAGCCCAAACGGGTGGCGCGGAGCTTAATCTGCTGCTGCGATTCTTCCGCTGAGATATACAACACATCGCCAGCAGTTTCCGCCAAAGCAGCACTTTGTTCGAGCAAGAGCGTCGATTTACCAATCCCAGGATCGCCGCCAATCAGCACCAACGAGCCTGGCACAATTCCGCCACCAAGCACGCGAGCAAATTCGCTGCCACGAACTGGCAAGCGTTGAACATCGCCAAGTTGAATATCGGGCAAGCGCAATGGCTCGCTCACTCCTATAGGTGAACGAGTACTACCGCCTGTCGTACCTACTGATTTTGCGATAACCTGTTCAACCAAGCTATCCCACGAACCACATTCGGTACAACGACCCATCCAACGGGGAAACTGCGCATCACATTGTTGGCAGACGAAAATTGTACGTTGTTTGGCCATGAAGTTCCATATTCCTTGCTTGCCGCATCTCGTTAAATTATAGCACAGCCGCTTGGTTGAATGCACCAACTTCGTGCTATACTTGGCGCAAATTGCCAAGCTTAATCTTACCCTTTTTGGCCTTAGTCTGCCCTAGAATGCATTGCAATGTCCCCCATATGGGCAGGATCATCGATGGCCTAAAGTGGTGCTTTTGGGTTATCGCAATGGCTTAAATAATTTTTTACAATAGCGAGTGAGGGTTATCGCTGGCTTAAAGGCAAGCTGGTGCCACATTCGTCTGCCGTCACTTGCAATGCTGCATGTGCTGCTTAACGTGAGGTTGGTATGCCATCAACACCGCATCGTCAGCGTAAACCAGAGTGGTTACGCAAACCCGTGCTTTCACCAGAGTTGCGTAATGTCCGTCAATTACTGCGTGATCTAAATCTGAATACTGTGTGTGAAGAAGCATCGTGCCCCAACATTGCCGAATGCTTTGGCCATGGCACTGCTACATTTATGATCGGCGGCGATCGTTGTACCCGGCGTTGCCATTATTGCGATGTCACGACTGGCAAGCCTTTCCCGCTTGACCCACGCGAGCCAAGCAATGTGGCGGAAGCCGCTGCTCGCTTGGGCTTAAAGTATGTGGTAGTTACGGCGGTGGCTCGCGATGATGTCAAGGATGGCGGCGCTCGCCACTTTGCCCGCACCATCAGCGCAATTCGGCAACGTTTACCCGAGGCCGAAGTTGAGGTCTTGATTCCCGATTTCAAAGGCGAGGCCGAAGCGCTCAAAACGGTATTGGATGCCGAACCACATGTGCTCAATCACAATATCGAAACTGTTCGTAGCGTGTTTAAGAGTGTGCGGCCCCAAGGCGATTATGATCGCTCGCTCGAATTATTAGCTCGTAGTCGTGAGTTTGCCCCGCAGATCACAACCAAATCGGGGTTTATGGTGGGTTTAGGCGAAACAACCGACGAAATCTACCAAACCATGGATGATCTCAAGCAGGTTGGGGTTGAACTGGTCACGATTGGTCAATATTTACAACCATCACTGAACCATGTAGCAGTGAGCGAATATATTCCACCCGAGCGTTATGGCTTGTATCGCGACCATGGCCAGCAATTGGGCTTTCGAGCGACCTTTGCTGGACCATTTATTCGATCATCATTCCACGCTGGGGAGTTACAGCACCATCAACCAAGCAGCGACGTGGCTAGCCCAGTGCAAGAATGGATCGCACTCGAACCACGTTAGATTATAGATAGAAGGAGTTCCTATGTCGTCCGTGCATGAAACGCATTTATTGGCTGAAGGTATTACTGCCGCCAAAGCAGGCCAACGTGCAGCAGCCCGTGATTTCCTGACCCAAGTGATTGCGCTGAATGCACGGAACGAACTGGCGTGGCTCTGGATGAGTGCGATTGTCGATACGCCTGAACAACGCCGCGATTGCCTTGTACGGGTTTTGTTGATCAACCCAAGCAACGAAGCCGCGCAACGCGGCATCGCGGCCCTTGAAGTGCAAAACAAACCAGCCCCGTCAATGCCTGAGCCAACCCCAATTGTGGCGATCGCCGCTGCCAGCAGCAACCTAATTCAATGTCCATTTTGCCAAGCGAATACCGATAGTAGCAAGCTCGATTGCCAAGTTTGTGGCGAAAATATCATCCTCACCTGCCCCTCATGTGATAGTACAATAAACTTATGGGAAACCACTCGCTGCCCATGCGGCGAAGGGTTACGTCACTACATTTTCTTTCCTGATGGCATCGATCACGAAGGGCTGGGCCAGCGCTATGCCTTGATGGAGCGCTGGGAGCCTGCCGCTCGCCAATGGGATCGAGCGCTCAAAGATGGCTCGCATGTGGTGATGTTGCACCGAAAATTGGCTCAAGCCTACGATAAGATTGGTCGCAACCAAGAGGCCGAGTTTCACCGCCAGGTGGCTCAATCCTAATTCCTTAGCCAATCTTTATTTGCATCAAGCCAAATCTATGTCACAATCGGTGTATCCTTAAAAATAGCCAATGAATGTCTTTATTAGCGATGGATTACCGTTATGACAATCGATGATGAACTTGCCAAGGGCATCGCCGCTGTGCGAGCAGGCCAGCGTGAGCTAGCTCGCCAGCATCTCCAAAAAGTACTCCTTACCGATTCAAAAAACGAGTCCGCTTGGCTTTGGCTCAGTGGAGTCGTCGAAACTCGCACCCAAAAGCGCGACTGCTTGCAACTTGTGCTTTCGATCAATCCCGATAATACTGCGGCGCGACGCGGGCTGGAAGAATTAGCCCAAAGCGAGGCTGCCGATTTTCTCTCGACGTTTGAGCCACATAAACCGCCACTAGCACCACCAGCGCCGCCACCAGTCGCTCCAACCCCAGCGCCAGCAGCACCTGCCAGCAGCATGGCTAGTTTCGAAGAGCCACCTGCAGCCATGTTTGAGCCAGTACCAATCGAGCTTGATCAGCCAATGGCTGGTTTTGGTTTTGCCCCAATGGTCGCTGAAGTAGTGTCTGAGCCAGCTCCAGTGCTTGGTAATATGCCAACGAATGTGCCCAAGCCGCCGCAAAATCTCGAAGCGCCCTGCGCATTTTGTGGCACACCCACCCAAAGCACTGGTGAATGTAGCACTTGTGGCACTGAGCAAACCTTCGATTGCCCCAATTGTGGGCATGTGCTCGATGTGCGCGAAAACTGGATCTGCGAGTGTGGCCATTCCTTCGAGAATTTTCTTACACCTGAACGCAAGCTTGATCGCGAACGGCTTGCTCAGATGTATAGCGACCGCGATTTTCCAGCTGCTGCGGTTAAACAATGGAAGGCAGCCTTACCAACCAGCCGTCGCCCGCAACAATTACATGCAGCAATTGGGCGGGTTTATGATAATCTAGGCTTATATGAGCAAGCTGAAATGCACTATAGGTTATCAAAACAAAAATGATCGATCGTGAACTATTACAAACCACCTTGGCTGAGTGGCAACTAACCCTTAGCACCAGCCAAATCGACCGCTTGGAGCACTACGTGGCGTTGCTGACGCAATGGAGTGAGCGCATGAATTTGGTTGCGCCCTCGACCTTGCCCGAAGCAACCCGCCGCCACCTGTTAGATTCGCTTTCGCTAGCGACGACCTGCGAGCAAGCTCCCGCCAGTTTGGCCGATATTGGCTCAGGTGCGGGCTTGCCAGGTATTCCTTTAGCGATTTTATGGCCCGAAACCGAAGTTTTGCTGATCGAATCGATTGGCAAGAAGGCCGAATTTTTGCGCCATGTGGCCCAAGAATTACAGCTTGAGCGGGTCTTGGTTGAGGTCGAACGGGCTGAGGTTGTGGGCCGCGAACGGCGCTGGCGTGAACATTTTGCGCTGGTTACCGCTCGGGCTGTTGCCAATTTGGCAACCCTCGCCGAGTATTGTTTACCCTTGTGCCAAGTTGGTGGCATGTGGCTTGCACCCAAAGGTTTTGAAATTGAGCCAGAAGTGCAAGATGCTGAGCAGGCCATAACCATTCTTGGAGGTCAATTACGGGCGGTCTATAACGTCACCATTCCAGCTGAACCTGTCCGTTCACTTGTTGTCGTAGACAAAGTAGCTTCAACCCCATTGACCTATCCACGCACGGTTGGCACACCATCCAAAAAGCCTTTGTAACTTTTTGGATAAGCGCTTCGTACCACTTGAGAACCGCCAGCGCGGTGTGCTAGAATGAAGTTCACACAGTCTTTGTGTTTAGCTAAGGAGGAATTCCTATGTCGTTGTTGAGCCGTGTTCGCGACCTGGTTAGCGCTAATCTCAATGCGATGTTGGATAAGGCCGAAGACCCTGAAAAAATGGTCAACGAGTACATGCGGCAATTGCAAGAACAACTGTACGAAGCCAAAACCGCTGTTGCATCCGCCATGGCCGATGAAACCAAATTGCACAACAAAATGGTGACATTCCAAACCGAAGCTGATCAATGGCAATCCAAGGCTGAAGCTGCGGTTCGCGCAAGTGACGATGAATTGGCCAAAGCTGCCTTAGGCCGCAAAGCCAATGCTCAAAAAATGGCTGATACCTATCGCCAACAATACGAACAACAAGACGAACAAGTTGAGCAGCTGCAAAAAGCCTTGGTCAGTCTTGAATCACGCTTGTCGGAAGCCAAAGCCAAGAAAGAATTGATTATCGCTAAGAAGAATCGCGCCGAAACCCAAGAAGCGATTCAACGCACGGTTCAAGGCTTGGGCAACCTCAATGCGATGGATAAATTATCCCAAATGGAAGAACGGGTCGATGATCGCTTGGCTCAAGCCGATGCTATGTCGAAGCTTGAAGGTGGTTCGCTCGAAGCTCGCTTTGCTGACCTCGAACGCGATACCGCTGTCGAAGATGAATTGGCCGCTCTGAAAGCAAAAATGGGTAAACAATAGTTTTGAAATTGCGGGTGTTGGTTTGCGCCAACACCCGCTTTTGATTTAAGCCTCATCCCAACAAGACTGCAAGCGCAAAGCCTAAAATAATTAAGCCAGAAATTCGATTGATCCAAACGCTATAGGCTTGTACTCGCTCCCGCAATAAGCTCACGCTACCACTCAACAGCAACCACCATAAAGCCGAACCCGTGGTCACGCCTACCACCAACCACACACTATCCCAGCCATAGGCCGTAATTCCCAAACCAGCAAAGACCGTCGCAAACGATAAAATCGTCAAGGGATTGGTCAAGGTCAAGAAGAGCGTCGAGGCATACATCGCCCATAAATTATCAGCTTTGGCATTTGCTGCTTCGGTCGCCGGACGACTCAGTATGGTCTTGATCGCCAAATACCCGAGAAATAGGCCGCTAATAATCCGCAATCCCAGCAACCAGCCCGAATCTTGGTCAAGCTTGTTGAGGGCTGCCGCCAAACCAAACGCCGCCAACATGCCATACAACCCATCGGCAGTTGCCGCTCCCAAACCTGATAAAAAACCCGCCAACCGTCCATGAATTAAGCTGCGTCGAATGCACAACACACCAATCGGCCCGACTGGTGCGGCAATCGAAAACCCCAAAATAAGCCCTTTCAGCAACATCGCAATGCCCTCGCTTGCCTAAAATCGTCGATCAAGACTAGTTTCGCATAAATTGCACGCGAGTGCTTGCAACAATGGTAGTATATTCGCTACCCTACAACGAATGCTAGACAAACGCTTAAATTGATGAGGTCTTTAGATCTATGACCGTACAACAACTTGAAACTACTGTCGCACCTCGACATGTCGCAATAATAATGGATGGCAATGGCCGTTGGGCACAAGGCCGTGGACTCCCCCGTCTGGCAGGGCATCATGCTGGAACTGGTAATATCAAACGAATCGTGCGTGAGGCTATCGCACTGGGCATTCCCTATCTCACGATTTATGCCTTTTCAACCGAGAATTGGAAACGCCCATCGTGGGAAGTGCGCGGATTAATGCGCATTATGGCCGAATACCTTGATCGCGAGTTGCGCGAGTTGCACGCTGAAGGGGTGCGCTTGCACTTGCTGGGCACGCTCGATGGGGTCGATTCGGCACTCGCCAAGAAGATTCAAAATGCCATTACCATGACTGCCAATAATACCGCCTTGACGCTCTCGGTAGCCTTCAACTATGGTGGTCGCGCCGATATCGTCAATGCAGTGCGCGAAATCGTGGCCAAGGGGATCAATCCTGAGGAGATTAGCGATGAGATGATCGCTGGGCACTTGTATACATCAGGCATTCCCGACCCCGATTTGATTGTGCGCACCAGCGGCGAGCAACGCCTCAGCAACTTTTTGATTTGGCAGGCTG comes from Chloroflexota bacterium and encodes:
- the radA gene encoding DNA repair protein RadA, with product MAKQRTIFVCQQCDAQFPRWMGRCTECGSWDSLVEQVIAKSVGTTGGSTRSPIGVSEPLRLPDIQLGDVQRLPVRGSEFARVLGGGIVPGSLVLIGGDPGIGKSTLLLEQSAALAETAGDVLYISAEESQQQIKLRATRLGLSAQRLYILAETSLDTAIATIERMKPVLVIVDSIQTVYSESVTSAAGSVSQVREGALRLQRVAKQHNISIMLVGHVTKEGAIAGPRVLEHIVDVVLYLEGERFHQYRLLRSVKNRFGSTNEVGVFEMNQGGMVEVTNPSQIFLAERSTNSPGSAVAVMLEGTRPLLLEVQALTSHTANAQPRRTANGFDQNRLAMIIAVLSKRVGVPLFNQDIYVNVVGGLKVTEPAIDLAVATAITSSFRNQRVEPNTVLIGEIGLSGELRSVSQLDRRLNEAAKLGFHNAIVPQIDALPQIDAFQVTGIRSLIEAVRAALIGAPRPSPGEPPTAKPTNDHDD
- the lipA gene encoding lipoyl synthase, which encodes MPSTPHRQRKPEWLRKPVLSPELRNVRQLLRDLNLNTVCEEASCPNIAECFGHGTATFMIGGDRCTRRCHYCDVTTGKPFPLDPREPSNVAEAAARLGLKYVVVTAVARDDVKDGGARHFARTISAIRQRLPEAEVEVLIPDFKGEAEALKTVLDAEPHVLNHNIETVRSVFKSVRPQGDYDRSLELLARSREFAPQITTKSGFMVGLGETTDEIYQTMDDLKQVGVELVTIGQYLQPSLNHVAVSEYIPPERYGLYRDHGQQLGFRATFAGPFIRSSFHAGELQHHQPSSDVASPVQEWIALEPR
- the rsmG gene encoding 16S rRNA (guanine(527)-N(7))-methyltransferase RsmG, with translation MIDRELLQTTLAEWQLTLSTSQIDRLEHYVALLTQWSERMNLVAPSTLPEATRRHLLDSLSLATTCEQAPASLADIGSGAGLPGIPLAILWPETEVLLIESIGKKAEFLRHVAQELQLERVLVEVERAEVVGRERRWREHFALVTARAVANLATLAEYCLPLCQVGGMWLAPKGFEIEPEVQDAEQAITILGGQLRAVYNVTIPAEPVRSLVVVDKVASTPLTYPRTVGTPSKKPL
- a CDS encoding PspA/IM30 family protein → MSLLSRVRDLVSANLNAMLDKAEDPEKMVNEYMRQLQEQLYEAKTAVASAMADETKLHNKMVTFQTEADQWQSKAEAAVRASDDELAKAALGRKANAQKMADTYRQQYEQQDEQVEQLQKALVSLESRLSEAKAKKELIIAKKNRAETQEAIQRTVQGLGNLNAMDKLSQMEERVDDRLAQADAMSKLEGGSLEARFADLERDTAVEDELAALKAKMGKQ
- a CDS encoding LysE family transporter, yielding MLLKGLILGFSIAAPVGPIGVLCIRRSLIHGRLAGFLSGLGAATADGLYGMLAAFGLAAALNKLDQDSGWLLGLRIISGLFLGYLAIKTILSRPATEAANAKADNLWAMYASTLFLTLTNPLTILSFATVFAGLGITAYGWDSVWLVVGVTTGSALWWLLLSGSVSLLRERVQAYSVWINRISGLIILGFALAVLLG
- a CDS encoding isoprenyl transferase — protein: MTVQQLETTVAPRHVAIIMDGNGRWAQGRGLPRLAGHHAGTGNIKRIVREAIALGIPYLTIYAFSTENWKRPSWEVRGLMRIMAEYLDRELRELHAEGVRLHLLGTLDGVDSALAKKIQNAITMTANNTALTLSVAFNYGGRADIVNAVREIVAKGINPEEISDEMIAGHLYTSGIPDPDLIVRTSGEQRLSNFLIWQAAYSEYYMTPLLWPDFGPDQFREAVSNFGNRERRYGGRIGEGEMAK